The genome window TGGCGGAGGATTTGTTGCTCGGTTTGCAATGCCAGCGGTGGCACGGCAACGGGCTTGCCGTCTTTCATGGCAACCATGGTGAAATAGCAAGAATTGGTGTGGCGCACGGTGCGTGTTTGGATGTTTTCGGCTTCCACGCGGATGCCGATTTCCATGGAGGTGCGCCCCACCAGGTTCACACTGGCGTAATAGTTCACCAGCTCGCCCACATGAATCGGCTCTTTAAACATCACTTGGTCCACCGACAGCGTTACGCACATATTGCCCGAATAGCGGCTGGCGCAGGCGTAGGCAACTTGGTCTAGCATTTTGAGCAGCTCGCCGCCGTGTAGATTGCCGCTAAAATTGGCCATCGCGGGGGTAATCAGGGTGGTCATGTGGAGTTCGTGGGCAGGGGGATTTTGCATGATGGCTGACGGTTGGGAAAAAAGCGGTATTTTAGCAAATTGGCAGGGAAAGGCAGCCTGAAACGCGCTTTTCCTGTTTCAGGCTGCCTTGGGCGGATGATTGGGCGCGGGTTTACGCGCCTTTGTAGGTATCTGCGCCCGTGCCTTTTTCAATAAATTCAATTTTGTAGCCGTCTGGGTCTTCCACAAACGCGATAACCGTGGTGCCGTGTTTCATCGGCGCGGCTTCGCGGATGACTTTGCCGCCTTTGGCGCGCACGGCATCGCAGGCTGCGGCGGCGTTGTCCACTTCTATGGCGATGTGTCCGTAGCCCGCGCCCAAGTCGTAGGACGGCGTGTCCCAGTTGTGGGTGAGTTCCAGCACGGTGGTGTCGCATTCTTCGCCGTAGCCCACAAACGCCAGCGTGAAACGCCCGTCGGGGTAGTCTTTGCGGCGCAACAGTTTCATGTTCAGCACTTCGGTGTAAAACGCCAAAGATTTATCCAAATTGCCCACGCGCAGCATGGTGTGTAGTAAT of Kingella oralis contains these proteins:
- a CDS encoding acyl-CoA thioesterase, producing MQNPPAHELHMTTLITPAMANFSGNLHGGELLKMLDQVAYACASRYSGNMCVTLSVDQVMFKEPIHVGELVNYYASVNLVGRTSMEIGIRVEAENIQTRTVRHTNSCYFTMVAMKDGKPVAVPPLALQTEQQILRHAAAEQRKKLRLQANR
- the gloA gene encoding lactoylglutathione lyase, with the protein product MRLLHTMLRVGNLDKSLAFYTEVLNMKLLRRKDYPDGRFTLAFVGYGEECDTTVLELTHNWDTPSYDLGAGYGHIAIEVDNAAAACDAVRAKGGKVIREAAPMKHGTTVIAFVEDPDGYKIEFIEKGTGADTYKGA